Proteins encoded together in one Bacteroides zoogleoformans window:
- a CDS encoding efflux RND transporter permease subunit — protein MVKFLIQRPIAVLMAFTACFIVGMVTYFTLPVSLLPDIAIPEITVQVSAQNTSARELENTVVKPLRQQLIQVAKLKDMNSETRDGAGIIRLNFDYGTNTDLAFIEVNEKIDAAMNYLPKDTDRPKVIKASVTDIPVFYLNLTLKNDSVYGKTDERAFLDLCEFAENVIKRRIEQLTEVAMVDVTGLQQRRLQITPDPDKLAVLGLSIEELEKTLAQNNVEPGSMTVRDGYYEYNIKFSTLLRTEEDVRNILLRKEGRIIRLGDFCRVDIVPVEETGVSMSNGKRAVTLAVIKQADENMDDMKLAIDRTMEYFKAVYPEIEFSVSRDQTELLDYTISNLQQNLSLGFLFICIVAVLFLGDVKSPFIIGLSMVVSIVICFLFFYLFKMSLNIISLSGLILALGMMIDSSIIVTENISQYRERGYSLKRACVAGTSEVITPMLSSSLTTVAVFLPLIFMSGIAGALFYDQAFAVTVGLSVSYFTGIMLLPVLYMLVYRVGIRGRAWLPRVRIKNPLKEHTLDRFYDAGIDWVFSHKAVCIAFCVISVPLCVFWFYFIDKERMPEIDQNELIARVEWNENIHVDENRHRVDALFKLLADETVEQTAAVGQQDYLLDREQALSLSEAELYFKTAGPEKIAPLQKRVFGWVKREYPLAIVSFSPPETVFEKLFVTGEADVVAELYPRSKEKMPVADELRGLEQRFAEVTGMASTGIAFENQLNISIQQEKLLLYNVSYDELYRELKTAFKENSVAVLHSFRQYLSIGIVGEEQTVNDVLRRTLIQTRPDAKGEKEYVPLRELIQMTPAEDLKTITSGRNGEYIPFRFYEVADATPLMESVKQEADATGDWDTAFSGSFFSNRKMLNELVVILFISILLMYFILAAQFESFVQPLIVLLEIPVDVAFALLLLWACGHTLNLMSAIGLIVTCGIIINDSILKIDAVNELRKTGMPLLEAIHEAGRRRLRPIIMTSLTTIFAMVPLLFSFDMGSELQKPLSIAMIGTMLIGTLVSLFIIPLIYWFIQREKSILDKKI, from the coding sequence ATGGTTAAATTTTTGATACAACGGCCTATTGCCGTGCTGATGGCATTCACGGCATGCTTCATCGTCGGGATGGTGACTTATTTCACTTTGCCGGTATCTTTGTTGCCCGATATTGCCATCCCGGAGATCACCGTACAGGTGTCGGCGCAAAACACTTCGGCGCGTGAACTGGAAAATACCGTGGTGAAACCTTTGCGTCAGCAGCTCATTCAGGTGGCTAAGCTGAAAGATATGAACAGCGAGACGCGCGATGGGGCGGGGATCATTCGCCTGAACTTTGATTATGGAACCAATACCGACCTTGCTTTCATCGAGGTGAACGAAAAGATTGATGCCGCCATGAACTATCTGCCCAAGGATACCGACCGTCCGAAAGTGATAAAGGCGAGTGTTACGGATATTCCGGTGTTCTACCTTAATCTGACGCTGAAGAATGACAGTGTATACGGCAAGACGGATGAACGTGCTTTCCTTGATTTGTGCGAGTTTGCCGAGAATGTGATAAAACGCCGTATCGAGCAGCTGACCGAGGTGGCGATGGTGGATGTAACCGGTCTGCAGCAACGTCGGTTGCAGATTACACCTGACCCTGATAAACTGGCCGTACTGGGACTTTCCATAGAAGAACTGGAGAAGACATTGGCTCAGAACAATGTGGAGCCGGGAAGTATGACCGTGCGCGACGGTTATTATGAGTATAACATTAAATTTTCCACCTTGTTGCGGACGGAAGAGGATGTAAGAAACATTCTGCTGCGCAAGGAGGGACGCATTATCCGTCTGGGGGATTTTTGCCGTGTGGACATTGTGCCTGTCGAGGAAACGGGAGTTTCGATGAGCAATGGCAAACGTGCCGTTACTTTGGCCGTCATCAAGCAGGCGGACGAGAACATGGATGATATGAAGCTTGCCATAGACCGCACAATGGAATATTTCAAGGCGGTATATCCGGAGATTGAATTCAGTGTCAGCCGCGATCAGACGGAATTGCTGGATTATACCATCTCCAACCTGCAACAGAATCTTTCGTTGGGTTTCCTGTTTATCTGCATCGTGGCTGTGCTCTTTCTGGGGGATGTGAAGTCTCCCTTCATCATCGGATTGAGCATGGTGGTATCTATTGTGATCTGTTTCTTGTTCTTCTATCTGTTCAAGATGTCGCTCAATATCATCTCCCTCTCCGGACTGATTCTGGCGTTGGGCATGATGATTGACAGCAGCATTATCGTGACGGAGAATATTTCGCAATATCGCGAGCGGGGATATTCGCTGAAGCGGGCTTGTGTAGCGGGCACGAGCGAGGTGATTACGCCGATGCTGAGTTCGTCGCTGACTACCGTTGCCGTGTTTCTGCCATTGATATTTATGAGCGGCATTGCCGGGGCACTTTTTTATGACCAAGCGTTTGCCGTCACTGTGGGGCTGTCGGTTTCTTACTTCACGGGTATCATGCTGCTGCCGGTGCTTTACATGCTGGTCTATCGTGTGGGGATACGCGGCAGGGCGTGGTTGCCCCGCGTCCGCATCAAGAATCCGTTGAAAGAACATACACTCGACCGTTTTTATGATGCAGGCATCGATTGGGTCTTTTCTCATAAGGCGGTGTGCATCGCTTTTTGTGTGATATCCGTTCCTCTTTGTGTCTTCTGGTTTTATTTCATTGACAAAGAACGAATGCCCGAGATAGACCAAAACGAATTGATAGCCCGTGTGGAGTGGAATGAAAATATACATGTGGACGAAAACAGGCATCGGGTAGATGCGCTATTCAAGTTGTTAGCGGACGAAACAGTGGAACAGACGGCGGCTGTCGGTCAACAAGATTATCTGTTGGATCGCGAGCAGGCTCTCTCGTTGTCGGAAGCGGAATTGTATTTCAAGACTGCCGGGCCGGAAAAGATTGCTCCTTTGCAGAAGAGAGTTTTCGGGTGGGTGAAGCGGGAATATCCGTTGGCCATAGTATCTTTTTCACCACCTGAAACCGTATTCGAGAAGCTTTTCGTGACCGGAGAGGCTGATGTGGTGGCGGAACTTTATCCCCGTAGCAAGGAGAAGATGCCGGTGGCGGATGAATTGCGCGGACTGGAACAGCGATTTGCCGAAGTGACAGGGATGGCGTCTACAGGCATTGCTTTTGAGAATCAATTGAACATCAGCATACAGCAAGAAAAACTCTTGCTGTATAATGTTTCGTATGATGAACTTTATCGTGAATTGAAGACTGCATTCAAGGAAAATAGTGTGGCGGTGTTACATTCTTTCAGGCAATATTTGTCCATCGGTATTGTAGGGGAGGAACAGACTGTAAATGATGTGTTGCGCCGGACATTGATACAGACCCGTCCGGATGCTAAGGGGGAGAAAGAGTATGTCCCGCTGCGTGAGTTGATACAGATGACGCCGGCGGAGGACTTGAAGACGATAACATCGGGGCGCAACGGCGAATACATTCCGTTCCGTTTCTATGAAGTGGCCGATGCCACACCATTGATGGAGAGTGTGAAGCAGGAGGCAGATGCTACGGGAGATTGGGATACGGCTTTTTCAGGAAGCTTCTTCTCAAACCGGAAGATGCTGAATGAATTGGTCGTGATTCTTTTCATTTCTATTTTGTTGATGTACTTTATTCTTGCCGCCCAGTTCGAGAGCTTTGTACAACCGCTTATCGTTTTGCTCGAAATACCGGTGGATGTGGCTTTCGCATTGTTGCTGTTGTGGGCGTGCGGACATACGCTGAACCTGATGTCTGCCATCGGACTGATTGTGACGTGCGGTATCATCATCAACGACTCCATCCTGAAGATAGATGCCGTCAATGAATTGAGAAAGACGGGAATGCCTTTGCTGGAGGCCATTCACGAAGCCGGCCGAAGGAGGCTTCGCCCTATTATCATGACCTCGCTGACCACCATATTTGCCATGGTGCCGTTACTGTTTTCATTCGATATGGGTTCGGAGTTGCAGAAACCGCTTTCCATAGCGATGATTGGAACCATGTTGATCGGAACGCTGGTGAGTTTATTCATTATCCCGTTGATATATTGGTTTATTCAAAGAGAGAAGAGTATTTTAGACAAGAAGATTTGA
- the lepB gene encoding signal peptidase I: MKERKRLFKRLDRMVNVLFYLCMLAVILVVLQVFVVTSFKIPSDSMQPSLWPGDCILVDKCSGGARLFNIFDAVDGKEVEIHRVPGWRKFRRNDVLVFNFPYRPQRWDSISFDVMRYYVKRCVAVPGDTLEIKGGYYKIFGHDEAVGYLPAQREIAQLPDSGATGVEMNTFPWNKKKGWTVKEFGPLPVPAKGQVVKMDSLSWLLYRQLVGWEQKSRLRIDEVGNVSLNDSVIHEYRFCENYYFVAGDKAENSQDSRYWGLLPEPFIVGRAWMVWKSVDVDRGKVRWHRIFKGIE, from the coding sequence ATGAAGGAGCGAAAGCGATTATTTAAGAGACTGGACAGAATGGTAAACGTGTTGTTTTACTTGTGTATGCTTGCTGTGATACTGGTTGTGTTGCAGGTGTTTGTTGTTACCTCTTTCAAGATTCCTTCGGACTCCATGCAGCCTTCGTTGTGGCCGGGAGACTGCATTCTGGTGGATAAATGTTCGGGTGGCGCACGTTTGTTCAATATCTTTGATGCCGTGGACGGAAAGGAGGTGGAGATACACCGTGTGCCGGGATGGCGGAAGTTTAGACGGAACGATGTGCTGGTGTTTAACTTTCCTTATCGGCCGCAACGATGGGACAGCATTTCATTTGATGTGATGAGATATTACGTGAAGCGTTGTGTGGCCGTGCCGGGCGATACGCTGGAGATAAAGGGAGGGTATTACAAGATTTTCGGGCACGATGAGGCGGTGGGTTACCTGCCTGCCCAAAGAGAAATTGCACAATTGCCGGACAGTGGCGCAACGGGTGTGGAAATGAACACTTTTCCGTGGAACAAAAAAAAGGGGTGGACGGTGAAGGAGTTTGGGCCGTTGCCCGTTCCTGCCAAAGGGCAGGTGGTGAAGATGGATAGCTTGTCGTGGTTGCTGTACAGGCAATTGGTGGGGTGGGAGCAGAAAAGCCGGTTGCGGATAGATGAAGTCGGAAATGTGTCGTTGAACGACAGTGTGATACATGAATATCGCTTTTGTGAGAACTATTATTTCGTAGCGGGTGATAAGGCCGAGAATTCACAGGATTCCCGCTACTGGGGATTGTTGCCCGAACCTTTCATCGTGGGGCGCGCATGGATGGTGTGGAAATCGGTGGATGTGGATAGGGGTAAAGTGAGATGGCACAGGATATTTAAAGGAATAGAATGA
- a CDS encoding TolC family protein yields the protein MKKKILTLLFAIGALAVAAQERITLDLQQAIALANDSSLEAFRTKNMYLAGYWEYRTYKANRLPSLTLNMTPAQYNRDITKRYDSEQNLDIYRSQQSFQAYGNLAIRQNLDLTGGTFYLDTELGYMRSFGSNKYTQFTSVPIRLGYSQSLVGYNPFRWERKIEPLKYEKVKKEYLYNTEQVSEQVTTHFFALAMAQAEYDLAKENAVSTDTLYRIGMQRLKIAAISRADLLTLKLDVVNARNTLQNAASALKRAMFSLASFLNMEKNTNIRVMLPSRPQTLTISVDEALQAAQVNNPKFLELRQSILEAEQSVDKEKKESRFNAGINASVGFNQVAEKIGEAYKRPMQQEMVSVSVSIPLVDWGVRKGKYNMAKNNLNVVKTSARQSEVSIEEEVIMTVSDFNIQQELVASAEEALDLAILAYNETRQRFIIGKADINSLTLSLNRQQEAQRNYISALQNYWLNYYKIRKLTLHDFASGFSLSEKFDYRQSSATDR from the coding sequence ATGAAAAAAAAGATTCTTACTTTGCTGTTTGCAATAGGAGCATTGGCAGTGGCTGCTCAGGAGCGGATAACGCTTGATTTGCAGCAGGCCATTGCACTGGCAAACGACAGTTCGCTGGAGGCTTTTCGTACTAAAAACATGTATCTGGCCGGTTATTGGGAATATCGCACATACAAGGCAAATCGGCTTCCAAGTCTGACATTGAACATGACACCGGCGCAATACAACCGTGACATTACCAAGCGATACGATTCGGAGCAAAACCTTGATATCTACCGCAGTCAGCAATCTTTCCAAGCTTACGGCAATCTTGCCATCAGACAGAATTTAGACTTGACGGGAGGTACTTTCTATTTAGATACGGAGTTAGGTTATATGCGTAGCTTCGGCAGCAATAAGTATACTCAGTTTACCAGTGTGCCGATACGTTTAGGCTATTCTCAAAGTTTGGTAGGCTATAATCCTTTTCGCTGGGAGCGCAAAATAGAACCTTTGAAGTATGAAAAGGTAAAGAAGGAGTATCTCTATAATACCGAACAGGTGTCCGAGCAAGTCACCACTCACTTCTTTGCCCTTGCCATGGCACAGGCTGAATATGACTTGGCGAAAGAGAACGCCGTGTCTACCGATACTCTTTATCGCATCGGAATGCAACGCCTGAAGATTGCCGCCATCAGCCGTGCAGATTTGTTGACGCTGAAACTCGATGTGGTGAATGCACGCAATACGTTGCAGAACGCTGCCAGTGCATTGAAACGTGCCATGTTCTCTTTAGCTTCTTTTCTGAATATGGAAAAAAACACGAATATCAGAGTGATGCTTCCAAGTCGTCCGCAAACATTAACCATATCGGTGGATGAAGCTTTGCAGGCTGCTCAGGTCAATAATCCTAAATTCTTGGAACTTCGCCAGAGCATATTGGAAGCCGAACAGAGCGTGGATAAGGAAAAAAAAGAATCTCGGTTCAATGCCGGTATCAATGCCAGTGTCGGTTTTAACCAAGTGGCTGAGAAAATAGGGGAAGCATACAAGCGTCCCATGCAGCAGGAAATGGTGTCGGTCAGTGTGTCCATTCCATTGGTGGATTGGGGAGTGAGGAAAGGGAAATACAACATGGCGAAGAACAACCTGAATGTGGTAAAAACTTCCGCCCGGCAAAGTGAAGTCAGCATTGAAGAGGAGGTGATTATGACAGTGAGCGATTTCAATATACAGCAGGAATTGGTGGCAAGTGCCGAAGAGGCGCTCGACCTTGCCATTCTTGCATACAATGAGACCCGTCAGCGTTTTATCATAGGCAAGGCGGACATCAACAGTCTGACCCTTTCGCTGAACCGCCAGCAGGAGGCACAGCGAAACTATATCTCTGCCTTACAGAATTACTGGCTGAATTATTATAAAATACGTAAGTTGACTTTGCACGATTTTGCATCGGGTTTTTCACTTTCCGAAAAATTCGATTATCGCCAATCGTCAGCCACTGACCGTTAA
- a CDS encoding transglutaminase-like domain-containing protein, with translation MKQVYISMLIWLGCCLAACTTREERRVEETLVFAGENRAELEQVLEYYKHDELKLRAARFLIANMKEKFAYVLSEADSVRQALRDTWADKKEVVQKWKRISRETLPKRYDAQIMTADYLIENIDIAFETWQEVPWGKYYSFEDFCKYILPYRIADEPLERWRKVYKARFLPLLDSIYTGTDVVEAAAKIMEHPIVRTGYKYSADFNLPHHGALFLLECRVGTCHEYCDFVLYLLRALGIPSAIDQYKYSPEVRHSHVWNMLKDTTGATIPIEYNKAEVKRDWKNWRRKGKVYRSFFDQAEIPAYDGDFYLCDVTEEYFGNNSVSFPVQRKGDGFLAMYAFEGWMPIARYAAKGKYGIVQNIEPDVIYMPVGRNGERWIENGYCFMPDGKEVRVFEPDTVCRLKVRLNRKYPITVHQKNHLYGMNGMRLEGCNRKDFVNAEILAVLNDSTLDLTRYIKMHSASAYRYIRICSPLKRRLEIAEMEFYTDTLGMEKVDFRVVEEAVPEAKGTQFGIEKAWDNDRLSFYQSYKSEVELLFDLGASVRLGGMKFTPRNDDNFVTKGEVYELLYQNGTEGWVSLGRKMADDDFVEFDGVPGNAVLRLHNCTKGIEEQIFLWEGGKQYFLGHLR, from the coding sequence ATGAAGCAAGTTTATATATCCATGCTGATATGGTTGGGGTGCTGTTTGGCTGCTTGCACAACAAGAGAGGAGCGCAGAGTGGAAGAAACATTGGTATTTGCCGGTGAGAATAGAGCAGAGCTGGAACAAGTCTTGGAATACTATAAACATGATGAACTGAAATTACGTGCCGCTCGCTTTCTTATTGCCAATATGAAAGAAAAGTTTGCTTACGTGCTGTCGGAAGCAGATAGTGTGAGGCAGGCTCTGAGGGACACATGGGCTGATAAGAAAGAGGTTGTACAGAAGTGGAAACGGATTTCGCGCGAAACACTGCCAAAGAGATATGACGCACAGATAATGACTGCCGATTATCTGATAGAGAATATTGATATTGCTTTTGAAACATGGCAAGAAGTTCCTTGGGGAAAATATTATTCTTTCGAAGATTTCTGTAAATATATACTTCCTTATCGTATTGCAGACGAACCGTTGGAACGGTGGAGGAAAGTGTACAAAGCTCGTTTTTTGCCACTGCTTGATTCAATCTACACAGGAACAGATGTGGTAGAGGCGGCGGCGAAGATAATGGAACATCCGATAGTTCGTACCGGATACAAATACTCTGCGGATTTCAATCTTCCTCATCATGGTGCGCTTTTCTTGTTGGAATGCAGGGTAGGTACATGTCATGAGTATTGTGACTTTGTGCTTTATTTATTGCGTGCACTGGGTATTCCTTCGGCTATAGATCAGTACAAATACTCGCCGGAGGTGAGGCATTCGCATGTATGGAATATGCTGAAAGATACTACAGGAGCGACAATTCCGATAGAATATAACAAAGCCGAGGTGAAACGTGATTGGAAAAACTGGAGGCGTAAGGGGAAAGTGTATCGCTCTTTTTTTGATCAGGCGGAAATACCTGCTTATGACGGTGACTTTTATTTATGCGATGTGACAGAGGAGTATTTCGGCAATAACAGTGTTAGTTTTCCGGTGCAGCGGAAAGGTGATGGATTTCTCGCCATGTATGCTTTTGAAGGCTGGATGCCGATAGCCCGCTACGCTGCTAAGGGGAAGTATGGGATTGTGCAGAACATAGAACCTGATGTTATCTATATGCCGGTGGGAAGAAACGGAGAGAGGTGGATTGAGAATGGTTATTGCTTTATGCCGGACGGAAAAGAAGTAAGGGTATTTGAACCTGACACTGTTTGTCGGCTGAAAGTCAGGCTTAACCGTAAATATCCGATAACGGTGCATCAGAAAAATCACCTTTATGGAATGAATGGCATGCGTTTGGAAGGATGCAATCGAAAAGATTTTGTAAATGCGGAGATATTGGCGGTGTTGAATGACAGTACGCTGGATTTGACACGATACATAAAGATGCATTCGGCGTCTGCATACAGGTATATCAGGATTTGTTCACCTTTGAAGAGACGTTTGGAAATTGCCGAAATGGAATTTTATACCGATACCCTCGGAATGGAAAAGGTGGATTTCAGAGTGGTGGAGGAAGCTGTTCCGGAAGCGAAAGGAACGCAGTTTGGAATAGAAAAAGCATGGGATAATGATAGGCTTTCTTTTTATCAATCGTATAAAAGCGAGGTGGAGTTGTTGTTTGATTTGGGGGCTTCTGTTAGGTTGGGAGGGATGAAGTTCACGCCACGCAATGATGATAATTTTGTGACAAAGGGTGAAGTGTATGAGTTGTTATACCAAAATGGAACAGAGGGATGGGTTTCTTTGGGACGGAAAATGGCTGATGATGACTTTGTGGAGTTTGACGGAGTGCCGGGGAATGCGGTATTGAGGTTACACAATTGTACGAAAGGAATAGAAGAGCAAATATTTTTGTGGGAAGGAGGAAAACAATATTTTCTGGGACATTTAAGATAA
- a CDS encoding efflux RND transporter periplasmic adaptor subunit has translation MKAQSHRYLLCMAVGLLTACSGGKKEDAAEAGVATVLPDNKNEVTVQILKREVFDHELVSNGKVSAEAMADLRFETAGVVAHIYVKNGDRVVKGQKLAELDKFRLKNKKAQAAETLEKAKLELQDVLIGQGYPVDSKENIPADIMKLARVKSGYDQALSQYELAEYEEEHATLTAPFDGVVANLFSKLFNETDASKAFCSIIGTQGMEVDFTVLESELPLIKSGDRVIVTPYSEPGVVQEGRIAQINPLVDEKGMVKVKAAVSDKGKLFSGMNVRVHVHRSLGKQLVIPKSAVVLRSGKQVVFTLKDGRAQWNYVQTGLENTKSYTVTADALQEGDTVIVTGNVNLAHEAPVSVVGMGN, from the coding sequence ATGAAAGCACAGAGTCATAGATACCTGCTCTGCATGGCGGTCGGCCTGCTAACGGCCTGCTCCGGAGGTAAGAAAGAAGATGCCGCCGAAGCGGGGGTGGCGACCGTATTGCCGGATAATAAGAACGAAGTGACCGTACAAATCTTGAAACGGGAGGTCTTTGACCATGAATTGGTGAGCAACGGAAAGGTGAGTGCCGAAGCGATGGCCGATTTGAGGTTTGAAACGGCGGGAGTGGTGGCGCATATCTACGTGAAGAACGGCGACCGTGTGGTGAAAGGCCAAAAGTTGGCAGAACTGGATAAGTTTCGTTTGAAGAATAAGAAAGCACAAGCTGCGGAGACTTTGGAAAAAGCGAAGCTTGAGTTGCAGGATGTGCTGATCGGGCAGGGATATCCGGTGGACAGCAAGGAGAATATACCCGCCGACATCATGAAGTTGGCCCGTGTGAAGAGTGGTTATGATCAGGCTCTCTCTCAATATGAACTTGCGGAATACGAAGAGGAACATGCTACGCTGACTGCCCCTTTCGATGGAGTAGTGGCGAATCTTTTTTCCAAGCTTTTCAATGAAACCGATGCATCGAAAGCTTTTTGCTCCATTATCGGCACTCAGGGAATGGAAGTGGATTTTACGGTTTTGGAGAGCGAACTACCGTTGATAAAGAGTGGTGACAGGGTGATTGTAACTCCTTATTCGGAACCCGGTGTCGTGCAAGAGGGTCGAATCGCGCAGATCAATCCTTTGGTAGACGAGAAGGGGATGGTAAAGGTGAAAGCGGCGGTAAGCGATAAAGGAAAATTGTTCAGTGGCATGAATGTCAGGGTACATGTGCACCGCTCGTTGGGCAAGCAGCTTGTGATACCCAAAAGTGCCGTGGTGTTGCGTTCGGGCAAACAGGTGGTGTTCACCTTGAAAGATGGGAGGGCACAATGGAACTATGTGCAGACCGGATTGGAAAACACAAAAAGCTATACGGTGACGGCGGATGCCTTGCAGGAAGGCGATACGGTGATTGTGACGGGAAATGTGAATCTGGCGCATGAAGCACCGGTTTCAGTCGTAGGAATGGGAAACTGA
- a CDS encoding O-antigen ligase family protein: MMAVRNILTGVSEGMACVVLLSLVCATSSGLPNAETIGQWVWFDKAALTAAFCFLVSWAFRTKREGCDLENCISWALIFGGGVEAAWGVCQLYGFVVSRHSLFALTGSFFNPGPYSGYLAMVLPLCLHQWMAGCKKEKKTAGCVVSGGVGLLIVCALPAGMSRSAWLAAGVSCLWVYGLHKDWKDRLCAYWRWHKGQMAMTATGGLCVLALAGGLLFALKPDSARGRLFMWRMTCMAIAEKPLTGHGVGLFAAAYGNAQEAYFAAGDYEEWEERVAGSPEYAFNEYLQMAVELGIPLALCLLGIVVLCLCVGMRKGRYGICGAILSLMVFSFSSYPLQLPVFIVTSVALLAACVSDSNRWQWLILAIVVAGVAGFRLKNDLRVEQACREWMNAKVLYNAGASQVVEKDYERLYPLLKERAAFLFEYGHVLHKAQKFEASNLILKEALQRSNDPMILNIIGKNYQQTGGYRTAEKWFIRSIHYLPGRIYPYYLLAKLYAEPDFRQPEKFKKMKQIVLTKEPKVHSTAIRQMKEEMRKKE, from the coding sequence ATGATGGCGGTGAGGAATATATTGACAGGAGTATCGGAAGGCATGGCTTGCGTGGTCTTATTGTCTTTGGTATGCGCCACTTCTTCCGGATTGCCCAATGCGGAAACCATAGGGCAGTGGGTTTGGTTTGACAAGGCAGCTTTAACGGCTGCATTTTGCTTTTTGGTGTCGTGGGCGTTTCGGACAAAGAGAGAGGGGTGTGATTTAGAAAACTGCATTTCTTGGGCATTGATTTTTGGGGGTGGAGTGGAGGCCGCATGGGGTGTGTGCCAGCTCTACGGTTTTGTTGTTTCCCGTCATTCTTTGTTTGCCTTGACCGGCTCTTTTTTCAATCCGGGTCCTTATTCGGGCTATCTGGCCATGGTGCTTCCGCTATGCCTGCATCAATGGATGGCAGGCTGTAAGAAAGAAAAAAAAACTGCGGGATGTGTGGTTTCGGGTGGTGTGGGGCTGCTGATCGTTTGTGCGCTTCCGGCAGGCATGAGCCGCTCTGCCTGGCTGGCGGCAGGAGTTTCTTGCTTGTGGGTGTATGGCTTGCATAAAGATTGGAAAGATAGGCTATGCGCTTATTGGCGATGGCACAAAGGGCAGATGGCAATGACGGCGACCGGTGGATTGTGTGTCTTGGCATTGGCCGGTGGCTTGTTGTTCGCTTTGAAGCCCGACTCGGCACGCGGACGGCTGTTTATGTGGAGGATGACTTGCATGGCCATTGCAGAGAAGCCGTTGACGGGACATGGCGTGGGACTTTTTGCTGCGGCATACGGTAATGCGCAGGAAGCGTATTTTGCAGCGGGTGATTATGAAGAGTGGGAGGAACGTGTGGCGGGAAGTCCCGAATATGCTTTCAATGAATATCTGCAAATGGCAGTGGAGTTGGGTATTCCATTGGCTTTGTGCCTACTGGGCATTGTCGTGCTCTGTCTTTGCGTGGGGATGCGGAAGGGGCGTTATGGCATCTGCGGAGCTATTCTCTCTTTGATGGTCTTTTCCTTTTCTTCTTATCCGCTACAACTGCCGGTGTTCATTGTGACATCGGTGGCATTGCTTGCGGCTTGTGTTTCGGACAGTAATCGTTGGCAATGGCTGATATTGGCAATAGTGGTGGCGGGAGTTGCCGGTTTTCGTCTGAAGAACGATTTACGAGTGGAGCAGGCTTGCCGCGAATGGATGAATGCAAAGGTGTTGTATAATGCTGGTGCCAGCCAAGTGGTGGAGAAAGATTATGAACGCCTATATCCTTTGCTGAAAGAGCGTGCTGCATTTTTATTTGAATATGGACATGTGTTGCATAAGGCACAAAAGTTTGAAGCCTCCAACCTCATTCTGAAAGAGGCTTTACAGCGGAGCAATGACCCTATGATACTGAATATTATAGGTAAGAACTACCAGCAAACAGGCGGCTATCGGACTGCGGAAAAATGGTTCATCCGTTCTATACATTACCTGCCGGGACGTATTTACCCTTACTATTTGTTGGCTAAGCTTTATGCTGAGCCGGATTTCAGGCAGCCGGAAAAGTTTAAAAAGATGAAACAGATTGTGTTGACGAAGGAACCGAAAGTGCATTCCACCGCCATACGCCAAATGAAAGAGGAAATGAGAAAAAAGGAATAA